From Stigmatopora nigra isolate UIUO_SnigA chromosome 5, RoL_Snig_1.1, whole genome shotgun sequence, a single genomic window includes:
- the ccdc181 gene encoding coiled-coil domain-containing protein 181 has translation MSEVACQKSGEEYEDDFEKDLDWLISEESRAEAQGPEYEDIEADIDKELANDEKQQEEKKGNNNWSKQEDDDERWPTPMDPLEYDSDGDGLNKSFQTTPHPLGVGEETEDEKKYVLDKIQRANKELRGQDAPDLRRRRRLQFKESLVTLVVPPPMTFENDAGEMEVAGRLSELKLSPRGDDTGHKKDDGPKDGRILVEKDGRFDLVSLKEVENQSLLPPIVQYHSGKSSTSTFSSCYSSRTSPSFQKSEPLQTPRPPLRPRSACQSYRGVLRRGTKRRVQSASGTLSQPTFKLSLQQKELLQKGQERKEKMAREAEQRRLEEEEQKRNDNELAFKAWLMKKREQLQHEKRIQRAQEMERMNSQRDSSVAEEAFRQWLRRKQEQQQREKEVVQLRKLEEDCGYLMHSREECERAFKLWLTRKRAEKRAEQQAARERSRRFAQEERRARRMRELLCIASDTRAFRFTDQLTCHY, from the exons ATGAGTGAAGTGGCTTGCCAAAAATCGGGGGAGGAATATGAGGATGACTTTGAGAAGGACCTGGATTGGCTGATCAGTGAGGAAAGTCGGGCCGAGGCCCAA GGTCCTGAGTATGAAGACATTGAGGCGGACATCGACAAAGAGTTGGCCAACGACGAGAAACAGCAAGAAGAGAAGAAAGGAAACAACAACTGGAGCAAGCAGGAAGATGATGACGAGAGGTGGCCCACACCCATGGACCCACTTGAGTACGACTCTGATGGAGATGGCCTTAATAAGTCCTTTCAAACCACACCGCACCCTTTGGGTGTCGGCGAGGAGACAGAAGATGAGAAGAAGTACGTCCTCGACAAGATCCAGCGAGCCAACAAGGAGCTACGGGGTCAGGACGCTCCAGATTTGCGCCGGAGGCGGCGCCTTCAATTCAAAGAGAGTCTAGTTACCTTGGTGGTGCCTCCTCCGATGACGTTTGAAAATGACGCTGGGGAAATGGAAGTGGCAGGAAGGTTGTCTGAGCTGAAATTGTCACCTCGAGGGGATGATACTGGACATAAGAAAGATGACGGGCCAAAGGATGGAAGAATCCTTGTGGAAAAAGATGGCCGGTTTGATCTCGTCAGTCTCAAGGAGGTGGAAAATCAAAGCCTCCTCCCTCCAATCGTACAATATCATTCTGGCAAGAGCTCCACGTCCACCTTTTCGTCATGTTACTCTTCCAGAACTTCTCCCTCCTTCCAGAAGTCTGAGCCACTCCAAACTCCCAGACCTCCCCTAAGGCCCCGCTCAGCCTGTCAAAGCTACAGAGGAGTGCTGAGGAGAGGCACCAAACGGCGGGTGCAGTCAGCCAGCGGGACGCTATCCCAGCCTACCTTCAAGCTCTCGCTGCAGCAGAAGGAATTGCTGCAGAAGGGCCAGGagaggaaagagaaaatggCCAGAGAG GCCGAACAGAGGAggctggaggaagaggagcagaAGAGGAACGATAACGAGCTGGCTTTCAAAGCCTGGTTGATGAAGAAGAGAGAGCAGTTGCAGCATGAGAAGAGAATCCAGAGAGCCCAGGAGATGGAAAGGATGAATTCTCAG AGGGACTCCAGCGTAGCAGAAGAGGCCTTCCGGCAGTGGCTGCGGAGAAAACAGGAGCAGCAGCAGCGAGAGAAGGAGGTGGTACAGCTGAGGAAGTTAGAGGAGGATTGCGGTTATCTTATGCACAGCAGAGAGGAGTGTGAACGTGCCTTTAAATT GTGGCTGACCCGAAAGCGGGCGGAAAAGCGTGCAGAGCAGCAGGCGGCTCGGGAACGCTCGCGTAGGTTCGCCCAGGAGGAACGGCGTGCACGGCGTATGCGTGAATTGTTGTGCATTGCCAGCGACACCAGGGCCTTCCGCTTCACCGATCAGCTGACCTGTCATTActga
- the cpox gene encoding oxygen-dependent coproporphyrinogen-III oxidase, mitochondrial, translating to MATVVFVKNTAHAASRRCLIYNLKSFTRDSHSSFTPHKRPLPPAWLSRTTEVRFMSRGSSGRSEAGARNSGRVMLALKGAAAVTAAAALGGFLVSANHFQRAEMATLVPRRAEEKDQDEGDILARCRGFMSPPVTDIAVLQGRKGEMCTRMEMLIMETQADFCKALEKVDGGTFMVNRWEREEGGGGISCVMQDGKLFEKAGVNVSVVFGNLTEEAAKQMRSRGKVLKGKDGKLPFCAMGVSSVIHPKNPYIPTVHFNYRYFEIEEEDGSKQWWFGGGTDLTPVYVSKEDALHFHGTLKEACDKHHSQYYPDFKKWCDKYFYVRHRGETRGIGGIFFDDLDGPSQEEAFGFVKSCARTVVPCYLPIVYKHLNDPFTVEEKDWQQLRRGRYVEFNLVYDRGVKFGLATPGSRIESILMSLPLTARWEYMHEPALGTREAEMLEVLRNPKEWV from the exons atggcCACTGTCGTATTTGTTAAGAATACAGCACATGCTGCGTCTAGGCGATGTttgatttataatttaaaaagctTTACTCGAGACAGCCACTCGTCGTTTACTCCTCACAAACGTCCCTTGCCACCGGCATGGTTGTCCAGGACTACCGAAGTGCGGTTCATGTCCCGGGGGAGTTCAGGCAGGTCGGAAGCCGGCGCACGAAACAGCGGCCGCGTAATGCTGGCATTGAAAGGGGCTGCAGCAGTCACCGCAGCCGCTGCATTGGGGGGCTTCTTAGTCAGCGCCAATCACTTCCAGCGGGCCGAGATGGCGACTCTGGTACCACGAAGGGCCGAAGAAAAGGACCAAGACGAAGGGGACATATTGGCACGATGCCGGGGTTTCATGTCCCCACCAGTCACTGACATCGCCGTCCTGCAAGGACGGAAAGGGGAGATGTGCACCAGGATGGAGATGCTCATCATGGAGACGCAGGCTGACTTCTGTAAAGCTTTGGAGAAGGTGGACGGTGGGACGTTCATGGTGAATCGGTGGGAAAGAGAAGAAG GTGGTGGTGGAATCAGCTGCGTGATGCAGGATGGAAAATTGTTTGAGAAAGCTGGCGTCAACGTGTCAGTGGTGTTTGGAAACTTGACTGAAGAGGCAGCCAAGCAGATGAGGAGCAGGGGAAAGGTCCTCAAAGGGAAAGATG GGAAACTGCCTTTTTGCGCCATGGGCGTGAGCTCCGTAATCCACCCCAAGAACCCGTACATCCCCACAGTGCACTTCAACTACAGATACTTTGAGATCGAGGAGGAAGACG GATCCAAACAGTGGTGGTTCGGCGGCGGCACCGACTTGACTCCCGTCTACGTCAGTAAAGAAGATGCACTTCACTTTCACGGCACACTGAAGGAGGCCTGTGACAAGCACCACTCGCAATACTACCCCGACTTTAAGAAATG GTGTGACAAATACTTCTACGTCCGCCACAGAGGAGAGACTCGAGGCATCGGGGGGATCTTTTTCGACGACCTGGACGGTCCCAGTCAGGAGGAGGCGTTCGGCTTCGTCAAAAGCTGCGCTCGCACCGTGGTGCCTTGTTACCTGCCCATCGTTTACAAACATCTCAATGATCCGTTCACCGTTGAGGAGAAGGACTGGCAGCAGTTGCGACGAGGAAG GTACGTCGAGTTCAATTTGGTGTACGACCGAGGCGTCAAGTTCGGCTTGGCCACGCCAGGATCCAGAATCGAGAGCATCCTCATGTCTCTCCCGCTCACTGCCAG GTGGGAGTACATGCACGAGCCCGCCCTCGGT